The genomic stretch TCAAAATTACCACCAAATGAAACAATGTTTAACAATATTATTTACACTTTATTATTTACAATAACAACACATGAAAAAATCAATaagttaaaaaaatgatgtgtgAATGGGTTTTGTtgccgtgtgtgtgtgcaagTGTACACATGAAAAAGACAGTAAGAGGTCAAGAAATAGAGAAACAAGCTCATCCCCAGGCCTGGGACTTGCAATAATGGAGAACCAGTTTTCCATCACTTCCGAAACACTGGAAAGGAAAATCACACAAGTCAATTTTAGTTTGCCGAAAAGACAGAAGAGGAAGATTAGCATTTGAAATCTGTAGAAAACTCAAAGAGCATACCTCAAAGAGCACACCCACTTCTTGGTCTGGTGATGGAGAAAATGACTGATTGACATAAATAAACTGATGTCAGATAAGAAAGGTTAAGAGTGTAAACAAACTATTAATGTATAAAATTGCATAATAAAACGTCATCTGTCAATTTATTTTTGCTGTCTGATTACATGAGTGATCATTCCAATCCAGGACTAATAAATGATGTGTTCATGGTGGAGGTGAATGCTTTACCAGTTGTTCACTAGGCTCCAGCTTGAGGAAGCGTGAGATGAACTGAGCGAGTGACTGTATTGTTCTTCCTCTCTCCACAGACCATTTCTTTTGCTTCATGATGGGTGTATCACCGACTGCCTTTAACAGTACATCAactgtttaaaataatgtaaaaggAGAATAATTCAAAAACGAATCTTTTAAGCATCAAATCTGAATATTTCTTATTAGAGAAAACATTTTAGAGTGCACTattgaaaataaatgtacaGACAACAAAaaggaaatatgttttattgtaaTTAACTACAGATTTCTTGCACTAAATGACTTCAATCGTCCTACTTATGAACAAGCTGGATTGTACAgtacatacatacagtacatttaatttgtttacatatatatatatatatatatatataatcaaaTGACAATAACAAACAACCCTACTGTAATTAATATCCACTATAATATTGTTTCAATACACTAATTTTGTCGGATCTTGTCAACATGTTTTGACTTATGATTATATTATTATGTGCTGTGGCAGCTCCCAAAACCTCTAGTTAGCCGTGTAGCTAGCTTCAGTTTTGAGGACAGTCTGACTGAACAGCCAACGCATGAGCAAACGCTGATATAACACAAGAATTGTTTACGTGTGTAAATTAATTAAGTTGCTTGAATGGATACCTTACAACAAAATTAGATACGTTTAAATCGATTAACACTGccactacttttaaaaacactgcCATGGTTGAGAAGCACATGCCTGCTTGCCATTGGTTGTGCACATAAAAACCGCAACTTCATTGGCTCCCAAAGCTGCCAATCTTTGTAAAATTGCGGAAGTAGCCAGCTGAAAATACTATACAGCAGCGCTTAGAAATAAACGTAAACTAGGTAATTTCTACTGTATATGAAACTAAAAGCATACTCTTTTTCTTTTCATCCGATGATCCCGTATGTTCAGTGACAGTGTGTTGTGTAGAAGGCTCATCTTTTTGATTTTCTGTGGGAGATTCTGCGTTGTCAGACATCCTACAGCAACACGAAAAAAATGTGCTGTCACTGTTTAGCtgattttttcaaaataaaagttaaattaGGTCATGGttgaatattttatattgtggATGTTGCTAATAAAAAAGACAATCAGAAAATAactaaaattgttttatttgaaataaagatttgtACTTATTTATTAAAGTAGTCGGTATTTAATTTAGGTCAACAGATTTTACGATAAAACGTTTTGCCAAAATAAACCACTAGATGGCAACATTTACAAAATGGAAAGTTGGattttaatgtgttgttttcagtgttgggtaagttactcaaagaTAAAGTAATTAATttctagttactaattacatcttcaatcatgtaaacTATACAAATTACTTTCtccaaaaattatttaattacttattacattactttttaaattatatttagtaAATGATAAGGACAGGCAAGGATAAAATGGCTCAAATAAATCATATACAAGTAcataaattattctggtcccactttagggtccagttttcactattaactacttttgcctcaataaactccaactactgcttactTAGTAAAGTTAACATGTGCTTTAACATATGCTATTTAAGTATCAGTTAATAGTGACAATTATTCTTAATAACTTACTAAAGTATTTAAAGTGAGAaggatacaaaaaaaaaacatgcattttaacatt from Misgurnus anguillicaudatus chromosome 10, ASM2758022v2, whole genome shotgun sequence encodes the following:
- the atg12 gene encoding ubiquitin-like protein ATG12; translation: MSDNAESPTENQKDEPSTQHTVTEHTGSSDEKKKIDVLLKAVGDTPIMKQKKWSVERGRTIQSLAQFISRFLKLEPSEQLFIYVNQSFSPSPDQEVGVLFECFGSDGKLVLHYCKSQAWG